From the genome of Geobacter sp. SVR, one region includes:
- a CDS encoding nicotinate phosphoribosyltransferase, with protein MRYPALLTDLYELTMLAGYLEEGMADKPAIFDLFFRTNPFEGSYAVFAGLGPALDYLEGLRFLPGELRYLQKLGIFRPRLLEYLREFRFGCTVTAPPEGTVMFANEPLLTVEGRLAEAQLVETALLNMINFQTLVATKAARISHAAGASEVIEFGLRRAHGPDGGLSCARAAAVGGVRSTSNVQAGMSFGLPVRGTHAHSWVLAFPDELTAFRAYAAAFPDSTVLLVDTFDTLKSGLPNAITVARELRGAGHELRGIRLDSGDLAYLSRESRRMLDETGFPGVRIMASNELDEHVISSIREEGGQVDYYGVGTRLATCTGPGGGALGGVYKLVAIDGLPKLKLTSDISKATLPGKKRLLRGVTPRGDYIQDVVCLEDEQPQAGDQVFDPANPLQHVVLPQETGLHELRCVVMENGRRTAAVETLDVMAERCRQDLARLPQGCLRLVNPHRYKVSVSGRLNDLKARLLIEIRQQETPE; from the coding sequence ATGCGCTATCCCGCCTTGCTGACCGACCTGTACGAACTGACCATGCTGGCCGGCTACCTGGAAGAGGGGATGGCCGACAAGCCGGCCATCTTCGACCTGTTCTTCCGTACCAATCCGTTCGAGGGGAGTTATGCCGTGTTTGCCGGGCTGGGGCCGGCCCTGGATTATCTGGAGGGACTGCGCTTTCTGCCCGGGGAACTCCGCTATCTGCAGAAGCTGGGTATTTTCCGACCGCGCTTGCTGGAGTACCTGCGCGAATTCCGTTTCGGGTGCACCGTGACTGCTCCGCCGGAAGGGACGGTCATGTTTGCCAACGAACCGCTGCTGACCGTGGAAGGGAGGCTGGCCGAAGCCCAACTGGTGGAGACGGCGCTGCTCAACATGATCAATTTTCAGACGCTGGTGGCCACCAAGGCGGCCCGCATCAGTCATGCAGCAGGCGCGTCCGAGGTGATCGAGTTCGGCCTGCGGCGGGCGCACGGGCCGGATGGCGGGCTTTCCTGCGCCAGGGCTGCAGCCGTGGGAGGGGTACGCAGCACCAGCAACGTCCAGGCCGGCATGTCATTTGGCCTGCCGGTGCGAGGCACCCATGCCCACAGCTGGGTGCTGGCCTTTCCCGACGAACTGACCGCTTTCCGCGCCTATGCCGCGGCTTTTCCCGACAGCACAGTGCTGCTGGTGGACACCTTCGACACCCTCAAAAGCGGTCTGCCCAATGCCATTACCGTGGCGCGGGAGCTGCGCGGCGCAGGTCACGAGCTGCGCGGCATCCGCCTCGACTCCGGCGACCTGGCCTATCTTTCCCGCGAAAGCCGTCGGATGCTGGATGAGACCGGCTTTCCCGGGGTACGCATCATGGCCTCCAACGAACTGGACGAGCACGTGATCAGTTCGATCAGGGAGGAGGGAGGGCAGGTGGATTACTACGGCGTCGGCACCCGTTTGGCCACCTGTACCGGTCCGGGAGGGGGCGCGCTGGGCGGGGTGTACAAATTGGTGGCCATAGATGGCCTGCCGAAGCTCAAGCTGACCAGCGACATATCCAAGGCCACCTTGCCGGGGAAAAAGCGCCTCCTGCGGGGAGTGACGCCCCGGGGGGACTACATCCAGGATGTGGTCTGCCTGGAGGATGAGCAGCCGCAGGCGGGCGATCAGGTTTTCGATCCGGCCAATCCGCTCCAGCACGTTGTGCTGCCGCAGGAGACCGGGCTGCACGAGTTGAGGTGCGTGGTGATGGAAAACGGCCGACGCACCGCTGCCGTAGAGACGCTGGATGTCATGGCGGAGCGCTGTCGGCAGGATCTGGCCCGCTTGCCGCAGGGCTGCCTGCGCCTGGTCAATCCCCACCGCTACAAGGTCTCCGTCTCGGGGCGACTGAACGACCTCAAGGCACGTCTGCTGATCGAGATACGGCAGCAGGAGACACCGGAATGA
- a CDS encoding nicotinamidase, with amino-acid sequence MSRRKALMIVDVQNDFCPGGALPVPEGDRVVEPLNRAAGWFVALGLPVFASRDWHPPVSRHFREWGGPWPGHCIQGTPGAAFHPLLRLPEGTRVFSKGSDPDSHGYSAFEGRCERGRTLLEVVCELGVGHLYVGGLATDYCVRATALEALHSGLEVTLLADAVAGVELSSGDTAAAVAEMTGAGVRLGSVEELLVQSDFRSLP; translated from the coding sequence ATGAGCAGGCGCAAGGCGCTCATGATCGTGGACGTGCAGAACGACTTCTGTCCCGGCGGCGCACTGCCGGTGCCGGAGGGGGACCGGGTGGTGGAGCCGCTCAATCGCGCTGCCGGGTGGTTCGTCGCCCTGGGGCTGCCGGTCTTTGCCAGCAGGGACTGGCATCCGCCGGTGTCCCGCCACTTCAGGGAGTGGGGCGGCCCTTGGCCGGGGCACTGCATCCAGGGGACTCCGGGAGCCGCCTTTCACCCGCTTTTGCGCCTGCCCGAGGGGACGCGGGTGTTCTCCAAGGGAAGCGATCCCGACAGTCACGGCTATTCGGCCTTCGAGGGGCGTTGCGAGCGGGGGCGGACGCTGCTGGAGGTGGTGTGCGAATTGGGGGTGGGACATCTTTACGTCGGCGGCCTGGCTACCGATTACTGCGTGCGAGCCACTGCCCTGGAGGCGCTCCACAGTGGACTGGAGGTCACGCTGCTGGCGGATGCCGTGGCCGGGGTGGAGCTCAGTTCGGGCGATACGGCCGCGGCGGTTGCGGAGATGACCGGGGCGGGGGTGCGTCTGGGGAGCGTGGAGGAGTTGCTCGTTCAATCCGATTTCAGGTCATTGCCTTGA
- a CDS encoding LysR family transcriptional regulator, which yields MDLRQARYFVEIARQGSFTRAAERLRIAQPAISMAIRRLEDELELTLFNRQDKRVTLTAEGETLLGHARRLLADAQAAEQEMADLRGLQKGDVRIGIPPMLSSYFFPGIIRDFALRYPRLNLSVYGDGAGRIQQMLGQGELDMGVIAERSVLESLEARHFLREEVMICVPREHPFAARRSVSLAEFAQEPLVFYKEGYYQRELLLDKFKAGGAEPRIVFETNLFSLVKSLVREGMGISTFLRMVVAGDSDLAAVSFDPPLYLDLVIAWKRGAYLSRANRAFVDFLLERTAGYSGE from the coding sequence ATGGATCTCAGGCAGGCCAGATACTTCGTGGAAATAGCCCGGCAGGGGAGCTTCACCCGCGCGGCCGAGCGCCTGCGCATCGCCCAGCCCGCCATCAGCATGGCGATCAGGCGACTGGAGGACGAACTGGAGCTGACGCTCTTCAATCGCCAGGACAAGCGGGTCACGCTGACGGCCGAGGGGGAGACCCTGCTGGGGCATGCCCGGCGCCTGCTGGCGGATGCCCAGGCAGCCGAGCAGGAGATGGCCGACCTGCGGGGACTGCAGAAAGGGGATGTCCGCATCGGCATCCCCCCCATGCTCAGCTCCTACTTCTTCCCCGGCATTATCCGCGATTTTGCCCTGCGTTACCCGCGCCTGAACCTGTCGGTCTACGGCGACGGCGCCGGACGCATCCAGCAGATGCTCGGCCAGGGGGAGTTGGACATGGGGGTGATCGCCGAACGGAGCGTGCTGGAGAGCCTGGAGGCGCGGCACTTTCTCAGGGAGGAGGTCATGATCTGCGTGCCGCGCGAACATCCCTTCGCCGCCAGACGTTCGGTCAGCCTTGCGGAATTTGCGCAGGAGCCGCTGGTGTTCTACAAGGAGGGCTACTATCAGCGGGAATTACTGCTGGACAAGTTCAAGGCAGGGGGGGCCGAACCGCGCATCGTCTTTGAGACCAACCTGTTTTCACTGGTGAAATCCCTGGTGCGGGAGGGCATGGGCATATCCACCTTCCTGCGGATGGTGGTGGCCGGTGACAGCGATCTGGCGGCAGTCTCCTTTGATCCGCCCCTGTACCTGGACCTGGTGATCGCCTGGAAACGGGGGGCCTATCTCTCCCGTGCCAACCGGGCCTTCGTGGACTTTCTGCTGGAGCGGACAGCGGGGTACAGCGGAGAGTGA
- a CDS encoding class I SAM-dependent methyltransferase — MGTFKDHFSGRAADYTRYRPSYPPALFDWLAGLSERHELAWDCGCGNGQAALGLVPHYRLVLATDPSPQQIENAVPHEQIRYGVASAEQSGLDPASIDLIVVAQALHWFDFGRFYEEVRRVARPGGIVAAISYGEVKVAGAPDAVISRFYHDLIGPYWPPERRYVDECYATIPFPFAEIAAPPFAMEAEWSMEHLLGYLGTWSAVKEYHRQRGHDPLALIAEELAAAWGEPGQLRRISWPLALRVGRVGRDA; from the coding sequence ATGGGCACCTTCAAGGACCATTTTTCCGGCCGGGCCGCGGATTATACCCGTTACCGCCCCAGCTATCCGCCGGCGCTGTTCGACTGGCTGGCGGGATTGAGCGAACGGCACGAACTGGCCTGGGACTGTGGCTGCGGCAACGGTCAGGCCGCCCTTGGGCTCGTGCCCCATTACCGGCTGGTGCTGGCCACCGATCCAAGTCCGCAGCAGATCGAGAACGCCGTGCCCCACGAGCAAATCAGGTATGGCGTAGCCTCTGCCGAGCAGTCGGGGCTCGATCCGGCATCCATCGACCTGATCGTGGTTGCCCAGGCGCTGCACTGGTTCGATTTCGGGCGTTTTTACGAAGAGGTGCGGCGGGTGGCGCGGCCCGGGGGGATAGTGGCGGCCATTTCCTATGGCGAGGTGAAGGTGGCGGGGGCGCCGGATGCAGTGATCTCGCGCTTCTATCACGATCTGATCGGTCCGTACTGGCCCCCGGAACGGCGGTACGTGGACGAGTGCTATGCCACCATTCCCTTTCCCTTTGCCGAGATCGCGGCGCCCCCCTTTGCCATGGAAGCGGAGTGGAGCATGGAGCATCTGCTGGGGTATCTGGGGACCTGGTCGGCGGTCAAGGAATACCACCGTCAGCGCGGTCACGATCCCCTGGCGCTGATCGCGGAGGAACTTGCCGCTGCCTGGGGAGAACCCGGACAGCTGCGGCGGATCAGCTGGCCGCTGGCCTTGCGGGTCGGCCGGGTCGGGAGGGATGCGTGA
- a CDS encoding MFS transporter has product MTGAAQGLPHSAGIRIGTPAYRRVNLALFCAGFVTFVTLYDVQPLLPLFAREFNVVPAVASLPLSIATAALALGMLLAGTVSDSFGRRQLMTLALVLTSLLALATYFSHSFQSLLALRLVQGLVLAGVPSVAMAYLGEEMDAHSISSAMGLYISGNAVGGMTGRIGSAILCDHLPWQTAIAVIGIISLGLSLLFLRSLPPSANFHHRPFQLGYLFSSLYRQLRDPGLLCLYGLAFLCMGGFVSLYNYIGFRLLDAPYSLSQSSVSLIFLVYLLGSFSSGIVGSLINRFGRPFMIRVTLLVMLAGTLVTLASSLPLIVFGVGIFTCGFFSAHAIASSWVGRRARTGKAQASSLYLFCYYQGSSISGTLGGMFWQHLGWPGVACMIALLVVAAFGVATVLLRLPAAE; this is encoded by the coding sequence GTGACAGGCGCAGCTCAGGGCCTGCCACACAGCGCAGGCATCCGCATCGGCACCCCTGCTTACCGCAGGGTCAATCTGGCGCTGTTCTGCGCCGGATTCGTCACCTTTGTCACACTGTACGACGTGCAGCCACTGCTGCCGCTCTTTGCCCGGGAGTTCAACGTCGTGCCGGCGGTGGCCAGCCTGCCGCTCTCGATCGCCACTGCCGCCCTGGCGCTGGGCATGCTGCTGGCAGGCACGGTTTCGGACAGTTTTGGCCGGAGACAGCTGATGACCCTGGCCCTGGTGCTGACCTCGCTGCTGGCCCTGGCCACCTATTTCAGCCATTCCTTTCAATCGCTGCTGGCTCTGCGTCTGGTGCAGGGGCTGGTGCTGGCCGGCGTGCCTTCGGTAGCCATGGCCTACCTGGGGGAGGAGATGGATGCCCATTCCATAAGCAGCGCCATGGGGCTCTACATCAGCGGCAATGCCGTGGGTGGCATGACCGGCCGGATCGGTTCGGCGATTCTGTGCGACCATCTCCCCTGGCAGACAGCCATCGCCGTGATCGGCATCATCAGCCTCGGCTTGAGCCTGCTCTTTCTGAGGAGTCTGCCCCCCTCGGCCAATTTCCACCATCGTCCCTTCCAACTCGGTTATCTGTTCAGCTCGCTCTACCGGCAGTTGCGCGATCCGGGGCTGCTCTGCCTGTACGGGCTGGCCTTCCTGTGCATGGGGGGCTTTGTCTCGCTCTACAACTACATCGGTTTCCGGCTGCTCGATGCCCCTTACAGCCTGAGCCAGTCCAGCGTCAGCCTGATCTTTCTGGTCTATCTGCTGGGGTCGTTCAGCTCCGGCATCGTGGGCAGTCTGATCAACCGCTTCGGGCGCCCCTTCATGATCAGGGTTACCTTACTCGTCATGCTGGCCGGAACGCTGGTCACCCTGGCATCGTCCCTGCCGCTGATCGTGTTCGGCGTGGGTATCTTTACCTGCGGCTTCTTTAGCGCCCATGCCATCGCCTCCAGCTGGGTGGGGCGGCGGGCCAGGACCGGCAAGGCCCAGGCCTCGTCGCTCTACCTTTTCTGCTATTACCAGGGGTCCAGCATTTCAGGGACATTGGGGGGGATGTTCTGGCAGCACCTGGGCTGGCCGGGGGTGGCGTGCATGATCGCGCTGCTGGTAGTGGCGGCATTCGGGGTGGCAACCGTGCTGCTGCGGTTGCCGGCTGCTGAATAG